From the genome of Lotus japonicus ecotype B-129 chromosome 6, LjGifu_v1.2, one region includes:
- the LOC130722091 gene encoding proteasome subunit alpha type-3, with translation MSSIGTGYDLSVTTFSPDGRVFQIEYAAKAVDNSGTVIGIKCKDGIVLGVEKLIPSKMMLPGSNRRIHSVHRHSGMAVAGLAADGRQIVARAKAEANNYDSTYGEPIPVKELADRVASYVHLCTLYWWLRPFGCGVILGGYDRDGPQLYMVEPSGVSYRYFGAAIGKGRQAAKTEIEKLKLADMTCRQGVIEVAKIIYGVHDEAKDKDFELEMSWVCDESKRQHEKVPDDLLEAAKAAAKAALEEMDAD, from the exons ATGAGCAGCATTGGAACTGGTTACGATCTATCGGTCACTACTTTCTCTCCAGATGGACGCGTCTTCCAGATTGAGTACGCCGCTAAAGCCGTCGACAACAGCGG GACTGTGATTGGGATCAAATGCAAAGATGGGATTGTGTTG GGTGTGGAGAAGCTTATTCCGTCGAAAATGATGCTACCGGGTTCCAATAGAAGAATACACTCTGTCCATCGCCACTCTGGGATG GCTGTAGCAGGATTAGCAGCAGATGGCAGGCAAATTGTTGCTAGGGCTAAGGCTGAAGCAAATAACTATGACAG CACGTACGGTGAACCTATTCCTGTTAAGGAACTTGCTGATCGTGTGGCTAGTTATGTGCACCTCTGTACGTTATATTGGTGGCTCAG ACCTTTTGGATGTGGTGTCATCCTAGGAGGTTATGACAGAGATGGACCACAGTTGTACATGGTCGAACCTTCCGGTGTTTCCTAT AGGTATTTTGGTGCTGCAATTGGGAAGGGCAGACAGGCTGCTAAAAC AGAGATTGAAAAGTTAAAGCTTGCTGATATGACTTGCCGACAAGGAGTTATTGAAGTAGCTAAGAT TATCTATGGAGTTCATGATGAGGCCAAGGATAAAGACTTCGAACTAGAAATGAGCTGGGTGTGCGATGAATCTAAGCGTCAACATGAAAAG GTCCCAGATGATCTTCTAGAAGCTGCCAAGGCAGCAGCCAAAGCAGCTCTTGAAGAAATGGATGCTGATTAA